Part of the Augochlora pura isolate Apur16 chromosome 10, APUR_v2.2.1, whole genome shotgun sequence genome, TCGATGCAGACTGTGGTCACTTTTTTACTATTGTCGAACACGGACATCGAATAGTAGCTTGGAAAGCGCGCGTTGCAAATGGATGGAATGAAAATCAAAGAGATTATGATTTATCATTATCATATCACGATATGTGCGATCGAGAATTGGACTTCTCTATCTTCAGTTCCGTAAGATGAATAGAATCGTCCGAGCGAGTATCAACTTTTGCGTTTACCGATGAAGAACTCTGCGGAAAAGCGGTTGCTTCACCGACAGGATTCTCAATTTTCACTTGCATTAGCGGAGGCGATGTAATTTCATCAGTAATGTCTTGAGAACTGGCGAACACAGGCGACTCTACGGGAATTACATGATCCTGCTTGCTTTCCGCTCGCTCTgattgttgttgctgttgatAAGACGACGATTCACTGGAAATCGTGCTCCGATCGATTAACGGTAGACGAGAGTCAACTATTCGAACGGTTTTGTCGACGGATCGGCTGCTCGTGTAAGGTACTCGCGTAAAGGACGCGTACCGTTTCTTCGCCGCATCGGTCGTATGTACCGACAGGTCCGTACGTTCAGTAGAAATGGCGTGTGGATCGGCAGTTATCGGGTTTGTTCGCGGagatgcatttttaaaatttgtaagcACGGTCTCGAAATTGTTCgtttcgcgagcgcgcggcgaTGGTCCCGAATCTTCGAGCTTTTCCATGATGTCGTCAACGTGAACGTCGCTCAGACTAAATGCTCTGACGCGACGTCTCAGATTCTTTTGACCGATCTGCCGTTGTAGCATACCGGCCTTCCATCGAGGTAAAGGTTTCACCATAGGTAGAACGGTCACCGTGGTTTCCTCTGTTGGAACGCTGGTCTGATTTTGTGCTGGACGCAAAGAGAAACGTCGTGCTTGATTTTGTGCGGACGGTATAATTGGCGACGAGAAACCTGGACCGCCTTCCGTTCGAATTAACGGTTCCTTGGGTGATTCAAACAGAAATGTCGACTTGTTCTCGTGTGATAACTGGCGCGAATCCTgtcaagagagagaaatcgttTTGAAGGATCAACTGATATTTATCGCGAACAGAGACTTACCGGTAGGAAAGGCGATGGTGTTCTCGGTGGCGTCGGAGGACTCGTGGGCGTCACAACCGGCCTTAAAGAGAATCGTCTCGGTTTCGGGATCTGTGGTCCACCGAAAGCTAAACTTCCTCTTCTCGTATCCCGATTAGTGGGGGCAACCTCTGCGTTCGCGTTTCGGTCGTATTTACTATTCGGGCCTGCGGATCCGGTCGGAGAGGACGAGAACAGCGTGAACAGACTGGGAAGTTTTGGCGGTGACAGGGACGCGAGCCCCATTTTTCTTTGGGGACGAGTTTCCTGAGCGCGGTCTTCCCCGCCAGTTTCCGTCGTCGCCCAGCTTCTCGTGGTGGCGACGCTCGCCTGTAGAAACGATAGGGCTCGAACGAAATCGGCCAAGCTGGTTTCTTCGAGCAAATTGCTGCTCTCCGTTTCCGAACGGTCAGTAGCAGTGCCGGTGTacgtgtaataatttctttttgagGTCGAGACCGCATTCGATTCCCGGGTATCGTCGACACTCTGTATTCCACCTCGGAGCGTTGAAACTCCAACGGCCGCCTCTTCTCCGTTACTCTTCTGCTCGGATTCCGAAGATTTCTTCACCGCGTTGATCGAAAAACGATGCTTCCAAGGACCAGATGAGATCAGTGCCTTCGGAACAGACTTGGCGAACGAAAAGCTTCGAAGTTTCGTGGAAAACTTCTGATCTTTGACGTTGCCTTTGCCGTCACCGTAAGCGTTCCCGTCACTATCAGGATTGCCGTCGCCATCGCCGCGGTCTTTCGCATCCGCTTTCATCCTTGCTTTCATTAATTCTTGTATCGTTCTGGAAGCCGTTGCGCCGGACCAAGTCCATTCCGCGTGCCGATTTTCGTTCTTCTTCGTTTCGTAGAGCCGAACTTCGCTGGCTGCCCTCGATCGAGGTCTCGGATGCCGTGG contains:
- the Ork1 gene encoding open rectifier K[+] channel 1 isoform X2; the protein is MFYHIESPLEIKRVEKARNERIEINALLHEHYIPSHHHNHDEILRKLSRYCGKSVYSYAENETDYLSWDFYNSFYFAYTVVSTIGYGNLAPTNMLSRILMIFYGLIGIPINGILLSQLGEFFGRVFVKAHQKYKSYKNHARDNYCPGKPTLPTRKLGLVAQIFVYLIPGFVMFIFFPAFLFCHYERWDYDEAVYYAFVTLTTIGFGDYVAGKDNTKGNGFFFILYKIFLIFWISFGLGYIVMIMTFIARGMRSKKITRIEHKLAVNLKHTQSKIWNEFNKEIDYLRRVFNELQLSKVKRVYVDECSQEIPRAKFPRSNSFPDLRDILHGGKGSEYIAHQRPRRRANSEVVPTRDPIARVVSETDLQRIDKTATFASHAMVQPAELLARLVNILGYMPPATDDLGGDCSNQTTFVQQETPARRSIASGKIDDGDAKDVSASEKNTSKFGGWTVGPNDRIPRHPRPRSRAASEVRLYETKKNENRHAEWTWSGATASRTIQELMKARMKADAKDRGDGDGNPDSDGNAYGDGKGNVKDQKFSTKLRSFSFAKSVPKALISSGPWKHRFSINAVKKSSESEQKSNGEEAAVGVSTLRGGIQSVDDTRESNAVSTSKRNYYTYTGTATDRSETESSNLLEETSLADFVRALSFLQASVATTRSWATTETGGEDRAQETRPQRKMGLASLSPPKLPSLFTLFSSSPTGSAGPNSKYDRNANAEVAPTNRDTRRGSLAFGGPQIPKPRRFSLRPVVTPTSPPTPPRTPSPFLPDSRQLSHENKSTFLFESPKEPLIRTEGGPGFSSPIIPSAQNQARRFSLRPAQNQTSVPTEETTVTVLPMVKPLPRWKAGMLQRQIGQKNLRRRVRAFSLSDVHVDDIMEKLEDSGPSPRARETNNFETVLTNFKNASPRTNPITADPHAISTERTDLSVHTTDAAKKRYASFTRVPYTSSRSVDKTVRIVDSRLPLIDRSTISSESSSYQQQQQSERAESKQDHVIPVESPVFASSQDITDEITSPPLMQVKIENPVGEATAFPQSSSSVNAKVDTRSDDSIHLTELKIEKSNSRSHIS
- the Ork1 gene encoding open rectifier K[+] channel 1 isoform X3, encoding MSKKQWMVLLMLFLTYLLLGASMFYHIESPLEIKRVEKARNERIEINALLHEHYIPSHHHNHDEILRKLSRYCGKSVYSYAENETDYLSWDFYNSFYFAYTVVSTIGYGNLAPTNMLSRILMIFYGLIGIPINGILLSQLGEFFGRVFVKAHQKYKSYKNHARDNYCPGKPTLPTRKLGLVAQIFVYLIPGFVMFIFFPAFLFCHYERWDYDEAVYYAFVTLTTIGFGDYVAGKDNTKGMRSKKITRIEHKLAVNLKHTQSKIWNEFNKEIDYLRRVFNELQLSKVKRVYVDECSQEIPRAKFPRSNSFPDLRDILHGGKGSEYIAHQRPRRRANSEVVPTRDPIARVVSETDLQRIDKTATFASHAMVQPAELLARLVNILGYMPPATDDLGGDCSNQTTFVQQETPARRSIASGKIDDGDAKDVSASEKNTSKFGGWTVGPNDRIPRHPRPRSRAASEVRLYETKKNENRHAEWTWSGATASRTIQELMKARMKADAKDRGDGDGNPDSDGNAYGDGKGNVKDQKFSTKLRSFSFAKSVPKALISSGPWKHRFSINAVKKSSESEQKSNGEEAAVGVSTLRGGIQSVDDTRESNAVSTSKRNYYTYTGTATDRSETESSNLLEETSLADFVRALSFLQASVATTRSWATTETGGEDRAQETRPQRKMGLASLSPPKLPSLFTLFSSSPTGSAGPNSKYDRNANAEVAPTNRDTRRGSLAFGGPQIPKPRRFSLRPVVTPTSPPTPPRTPSPFLPDSRQLSHENKSTFLFESPKEPLIRTEGGPGFSSPIIPSAQNQARRFSLRPAQNQTSVPTEETTVTVLPMVKPLPRWKAGMLQRQIGQKNLRRRVRAFSLSDVHVDDIMEKLEDSGPSPRARETNNFETVLTNFKNASPRTNPITADPHAISTERTDLSVHTTDAAKKRYASFTRVPYTSSRSVDKTVRIVDSRLPLIDRSTISSESSSYQQQQQSERAESKQDHVIPVESPVFASSQDITDEITSPPLMQVKIENPVGEATAFPQSSSSVNAKVDTRSDDSIHLTELKIEKSNSRSHIS
- the Ork1 gene encoding open rectifier K[+] channel 1 isoform X1 — encoded protein: MSKKQWMVLLMLFLTYLLLGASMFYHIESPLEIKRVEKARNERIEINALLHEHYIPSHHHNHDEILRKLSRYCGKSVYSYAENETDYLSWDFYNSFYFAYTVVSTIGYGNLAPTNMLSRILMIFYGLIGIPINGILLSQLGEFFGRVFVKAHQKYKSYKNHARDNYCPGKPTLPTRKLGLVAQIFVYLIPGFVMFIFFPAFLFCHYERWDYDEAVYYAFVTLTTIGFGDYVAGKDNTKGNGFFFILYKIFLIFWISFGLGYIVMIMTFIARGMRSKKITRIEHKLAVNLKHTQSKIWNEFNKEIDYLRRVFNELQLSKVKRVYVDECSQEIPRAKFPRSNSFPDLRDILHGGKGSEYIAHQRPRRRANSEVVPTRDPIARVVSETDLQRIDKTATFASHAMVQPAELLARLVNILGYMPPATDDLGGDCSNQTTFVQQETPARRSIASGKIDDGDAKDVSASEKNTSKFGGWTVGPNDRIPRHPRPRSRAASEVRLYETKKNENRHAEWTWSGATASRTIQELMKARMKADAKDRGDGDGNPDSDGNAYGDGKGNVKDQKFSTKLRSFSFAKSVPKALISSGPWKHRFSINAVKKSSESEQKSNGEEAAVGVSTLRGGIQSVDDTRESNAVSTSKRNYYTYTGTATDRSETESSNLLEETSLADFVRALSFLQASVATTRSWATTETGGEDRAQETRPQRKMGLASLSPPKLPSLFTLFSSSPTGSAGPNSKYDRNANAEVAPTNRDTRRGSLAFGGPQIPKPRRFSLRPVVTPTSPPTPPRTPSPFLPDSRQLSHENKSTFLFESPKEPLIRTEGGPGFSSPIIPSAQNQARRFSLRPAQNQTSVPTEETTVTVLPMVKPLPRWKAGMLQRQIGQKNLRRRVRAFSLSDVHVDDIMEKLEDSGPSPRARETNNFETVLTNFKNASPRTNPITADPHAISTERTDLSVHTTDAAKKRYASFTRVPYTSSRSVDKTVRIVDSRLPLIDRSTISSESSSYQQQQQSERAESKQDHVIPVESPVFASSQDITDEITSPPLMQVKIENPVGEATAFPQSSSSVNAKVDTRSDDSIHLTELKIEKSNSRSHIS